Genomic DNA from Chrysiogenia bacterium:
TTGGAAACATTTCAATGCCGATTGCCGTCATGGCCGGCATCATCAAGGCAGCGGGGTGAGGCTTCCATGAAACTCGACTCAAAGATTCCTTCGGGTCCCATTGAAGGCAAGTGGGACAAACACAAGTTCGACATGAAGCTGGTGAACCCGGCGAACCGTCGCAAGTTCAATGTGATCGTGGTCGGCACGGGCCTGGCCGGCGGCGCGGCAGCGGCCACCCTGGGCGAACTCGGCTACAATGTCGATGCGTTCTGCTATCAGGACAGCGCACGGCGCGCCCACTCCATCGCGGCGCAGGGCGGCATCAACGCGGCCAAGAACTACCAGAACGACGGCGACAGCGTCTACCGCCTGTTCTACGACACGGTCAAGGGCGGCGACTTCCGCGCCCGTGAGGCGAACGTCTACCGCCTGGCGCAGCTCTCGGTGAACATCATCGACCAGTGCGTGGCACAGGGCGTTCCCTTTGCCCGCGAGTACAGCGGCTACCTGACCAACCGCAGCTTCGGCGGCGCGCAGGTCTCGCGCACGTTCTACGCCCGCGGTCAGACCGGCCAGCAGCTCCTGCTGGGCGCCTACAGCGCGCTCTCGCGCCAGGTGGCGGCCGGCACGGTGAAGATGCACCCGCGCACCGAGATGCTCGACGTGGTGGTCATCAACGGCAAGGCCCGCGGCATCATCACCCGCGACATGGTCACCGGAAAGATCGAGCGCCACCTGGGCGACGCGGTCATCATGGCCACCGGCGGCTACAGCAACGTCTTCTACCTCTCGACCAATGCCAAGGGCTGCAACGTCACGGCGACCTGGCGCGCCCACAAGCGCGGCGCTCTCTTCGCCAATCCCTGCTACACGCAGATTCACCCGACGTGCATCCCCG
This window encodes:
- a CDS encoding fumarate reductase/succinate dehydrogenase flavoprotein subunit, with translation MKLDSKIPSGPIEGKWDKHKFDMKLVNPANRRKFNVIVVGTGLAGGAAAATLGELGYNVDAFCYQDSARRAHSIAAQGGINAAKNYQNDGDSVYRLFYDTVKGGDFRAREANVYRLAQLSVNIIDQCVAQGVPFAREYSGYLTNRSFGGAQVSRTFYARGQTGQQLLLGAYSALSRQVAAGTVKMHPRTEMLDVVVINGKARGIITRDMVTGKIERHLGDAVIMATGGYSNVFYLSTNAKGCNVTATWRAHKRGALFANPCYTQIHPTCIPVSGDYQSKLTLMSESLRNDGRVWVPRTPGDKRKAKDIPESEREYYLEEKYPSFGNLVPRDVASRNALYVCREGKGVNASGLAVYLDFKDAINRLGKETIEARYGNLFQMYDKITGEDPYEMPMKIFPAVHYTMGGLWVDYNLQSTIPGLHVAGEANFSDHGSNRLGASALMQGLADGYFVAPSAVANYLASTQLEDVSTDHDAFKEAEAAVTERNEKLLKVNGKRTVDSFHRELGLLVWDKCGMSRNEKGLKEAIEKIPQIR